From the genome of Chelonia mydas isolate rCheMyd1 chromosome 2, rCheMyd1.pri.v2, whole genome shotgun sequence, one region includes:
- the FZD6 gene encoding frizzled-6 isoform X3 yields the protein MHHILRLEDCDETAPVTAAVTTKVHGTQKTPGQARRDYGFWCPRHLQTSNGQGYKFLGIDQCAPPCPNMYFKNYELDVAKSFIGIVSIFCLCATLFTFLTFLIDVKRFRYPERPIIYYSVCYSIVSLIYFIGFLLGNRTACNKADEKLEIGETVVLGSQNKACTVFFMVLYFFTMAGTIWWVILTITWFLAAGRKWSCEAIEQKAIWFHAVAWGIPGFLTIMLLAMNKVEGDNISGVCFVGLYDLDASRYFVLLPLCFCVFVGLSLLLSGIISLNHVRQVIQHDGRNQEKLKKFMIRIGVFSGLYLVPLVALLGCYVYEQMYRRIWETTWVFDHCDQYHIPCPYQAKALARPEIFLFLMKYLMTLIVGISPVFWVGSKKTCSEWASFFNRNRKRDPISESRRVLQESCDFFLKHNSKVNHKKKHYKSSSHKLKVISKSMGTSTGATTNHGTSAVAITNPDYLSQENFPEIKTPRGTSEKEMEADGTSTQKVEEGENAGGEHVLQILSTSKLAMEQVEKSSKADNTFDMISLSESMKRMGEGRVSPKSDFTETHPLQVSNSQLPNVSQPGSTSGSISMLVHSASDTRKDQDFGNSSNP from the exons ATGCACCACATCCTTAG ACTGGAGGATTGTGATGAAACTGCTCCTGTCACTGCCGCTGTAACCACAAAGGTCCATGGAACACAGAAGACCCCAGGGCAGGCTCGAAGAGACTATGGATTTTGGTGTCCGCGGCATCTGCAGACCTCCAATGGACAAGGCTACAAGTTTTTGGGAATTGATCAGTGTGCACCCCCATGTCCCAATATGTACTTCAAAAATTATGAGCTGGATGTTGCCAAAAGCTTCATTGGAATAGTTTCAATTTTTTGCCTTTGTGCtactctgttcacattcctgacTTTTCTGATTGACGTTAAAAGGTTCAGATACCCAGAGAGGCCAATCATATATTATTCAGTCTGTTACAGTATAGTGTCTCTGATATACTTCATTGGCTTTTTGCTGGGAAATAGAACTGCTTGTAACAAGGCAGATGAAAAGTTAGAAATTGGTGAAACAGTTGTTCTTGGCTCTCAAAACAAAGCCTGCACTGTCTTTTTTatggttttgtattttttcacTATGGCAGGAACAATATGGTGGGTGATTCTTACGATCACTTGGTTCCTAGCAGCAGGAAGAAAATGGAGCtgtgaagctattgaacaaaagGCAATTTGGTTCCATGCAGTTGCATGGGGCATACCTGGTTTTCTCACCATTATGCTCCTTGCAATGAACAAAGTTGAAGGGGACAATATCAGTGGAGTTTGCTTTGTTGGTCTCTATGACCTGGATGCATCTCGATACTTTGTCCTTTTGCCTTTGtgcttttgtgtttttgttggtctctctctccttttatctggaattatttctttaaatcatGTGCGGCAAGTCATACAGCATGATGGCAGAAACCAAGAGAAGCTGAAGAAATTTATGATTCGAATTGGAGTCTTTAGTGGCTTATACCTGGTACCACTGGTGGCACTTCTTGGATGTTATGTTTATGAGCAGATGTATAGGAGAATCTGGGAGACCACTTGGGTCTTTGACCATTGTGATCAGTACCATATTCCCTGTCCTTACCAG GCAAAGGCATTAGCTAgaccagaaatatttttgtttctgatgAAGTACCTGATGACGTTAATTGTTGGCATCTCTCCAGTATTCTGGGTGGGAAGTAAAAAGACCTGTTCTGAATGGGCCAGTTTCTTCAACAGAAATCGCAAGAGAGA TCCAATCAGTGAAAGCCGAAGAGTGTTGCAGGAATCATGTGACTTTTTCTTGAAGCACAATTCTAAAGTTAACCATAAAAAGAAGCACTACAAATCCAGTTCACACAAACTGAAGGTTATTTCGAAGTCTATGGGGACTAGTACAGGTGCCACAACAAATCACGGAACTTCTGCAGTGGCTATTACTAACCCTGATTACTTAAGCCAAGAGAACTTTCCAGAAATTAAAACCCCTCGAGGAACATCTGAGAAAGAGATGGAGGCAGATGGAACATCCacccagaaagtggaggaagggGAGAATGCTGGTGGTGAACATGTACTACAAATATTATCTACTTCTAAACTGGCTATGGAACAGGTGGAAAAGAGCAGCAAGGCAGACAACACGTTTGATATGATTAGCTTATCTGAGAGTATGAAAAGAATGGGTGAAGGAAG